The following is a genomic window from Salmo salar chromosome ssa23, Ssal_v3.1, whole genome shotgun sequence.
gcaaatgtattaaaaatgtaaaactgaaatatcacatttacataagtattcagaccctttactcagtacttttttgaagcacctttggcagccttgagtcttcttgggtatgacgctacaagcatggcacacctgtatttggtgagtttctcccattcttctctgcagatcatctcaagctctgtcaggttggatggggagcgtcgctgcacagctattttcaggtctctccagagatgttcgatcgggttcaagtccgggctctggctgggccactcaaggacattcagagacttgtcccgaagccactcctgcgttgtcttggttttcctgttttttctttttaatacatttacacattcctaaaaaaacagttttcgctttgtcattattgggtattgtgtgtagattgatgagggggaaaaaattatttaatcaattttagaataaggctgtaatgtaacaaaatgtggaaaaagtgaaggggtctgaatactttcagaatgcactgtatatatacactgtagaATAGATGATCACACACAACATGCAGCTCAGTTATTGTGGCCCCATGGGGCTCAGGTCACCGCCACTTGACCTGTCCATTGAGGACATGGATTGAGAGAGGGAAGATTTTTGGGGTGCATTTGTGAAGGAAACAagattgatttgatttaaatgtttTGATTGCTTTTTGGTGCTTGCCAAATAATAAGCTGATATATAACTGCAATGTTATTGATTGTGACTGTTACTGCCAGTACATCCATATAATAAACTCAGTATTTGAAAAGAAAAGAAACAAGAGATGGCCTCCCTTCACAGGGATTTACTTCCAATTCTTAGGATGGTCGTTAAACAAAGATAAAGCATCTACTAGTACTTACTAGGCATGTTTGCTTGAATCTTTCTCTAGACCTAGGCTACTGTAGTTACATTATTATGATTGTGGTTTATCAATTCCCTGTGGAAAAGAAACGGGTGCACAGCACGCACACGTGCAAAGTGGCTCCTGGACATTCTGCTGAGAAATTGTGTTAGGACCTACAAGTCAAGTGCGCACTAACCTGTTCCAGGTGCCTCGGGGACCCATTTCAACGGACCGATCTGGCGCAATTGGAAAGCCGTTTTAACCTCATGGCAACTGTGCACTCCTGCACCTGAAGCTCCACATAGTACAACTGTCAGGTAAATCAACCAAAAGTCAACGCGTTGGAGTATTGTTTGGAACATTGCACCATTTCAATCAGATAGACTATTAAGGTATCCTAGCAGTAGTATGGCCGTTTGTAAAAGTAGCCGAATAGGCTATTTAAGTAATACAATCCCAAAACAAATTCGCAGTCCTTATCAACTGGATCGATCTGTTAGAATGTCACATATTGGGTCTGTTCAATAGAGCGCACGACGTTCCCTCTCTCAGTGGGGCTTTCCAGTTAAAATCCATGCGCTTCAGAAAGTGAAACGCTGTTTTTTGGATACAGctgagcgctctctctctctcgctcgctctctctcacacacaccgcgCAAACCAGCCTACACTATCTTTGAAATTCTCGGTTTGAAACATCACACAAGATAGACTAACAGAAAAACGTTCCTAAAGTGCAAAATGACATAGTGGGTCCTTTGTTCATAGATGTTGGCTATTCCTTGTGCGATCATTTAAAACAATACCACAGCAATTGGAGCTCTAATAACATATTGTTTTTCTTCTAATAACACAATGTATAGTCCTAATGATTGATTTATGCTGTATATGCTTCTCTAGCCTGCAGAGATGAATCTCAAACAGAACACCGCGTCCACCGTGTGGTCAGTCGTGGAAATAGTGTTGTAAAAGCAGTTCTACCATGCCGTAGCCTCGGATTGATATCATATTTATCTATGTATTAGCTTGTGTTCGCATTTATAGGTCAAAAATAAATTGAGATCTCAAATGTTACTAGTAAATGCAAAACATCTGCCCCGTGTGAGgctcgaactcacgaccttcagattatgagactgacgcgctgcctacTGCGCCAACGAGGCTCGTGCAGTTAGCCGTTCATCCCCCTTATAAAGATTGTATAGTCTGACCCAATAACAATTCCACATATTTTGGACAATTTCATTCTCCAAGAATAGGTGGTAAAAAGTGTTTCTGAATAAGTAAACCATTGGTTACACTTAGGGTTACTGTGCCCTTATTACAATGTAGTTATTCCTGTAAATACAGGGTTAACGTAGCTAGATAAAATCAGCATTACGAATCCGATCAGGCTAAACAAATTGGAATATGGCAGAAATAGAACTAAGTAGCTAAAAGCCTATATAAAtaaaaattatacatttttaaGAAATAGCCAAGAAGACAATttcatatgtgagaatgctgctTCAGTGGTTCAAGAAAATAAAGTACTGTACATTCATCAGTCAACCTATATGCCAATACACATAGCTAAGAGGAGAAAAACGGAATCACAGTAAGGTATactgaaaaaatataaaaatgcaacatacaacaatttctatgattttactgagttacagttcatatgaggaaatagTAATTAGGTCCtactctatggatttcacatgcaagggaatacagatatgtcacagataccttaaaaaaaaaatgggcctcacaatggccctcaggatctcgtcagagtatttttgtgcattcaaattcccATCGATAAATGCAATTCTGTTCGTTGTCCGttgtttatgcctgcccataccataatcccaccgccaccatggggcaaacCGTTCACCCACACGACATCATACACATGGTTTAAGGCTGATTTGGATGTACTGCTAaactctctaaaacaacattggaagtggcttatggtagagaaataaacattcaattatctggcaacagctcttgtggaTATTCCTGcactcagcatgccaatttcacactccctcaaaacttgagacataagtggcattgtgttgtgacaaaacggcacattttagaatggctttttattgtcctcagcacaaggtgcacctgtgtaatgatcatgctgttaaatcagcttcttgatatgccacacctgtcaggtggatggattatcttggcaaaggagaaatgctcactaacagggatgtatacaaatttctgcacaaaatttgagagaaattgcatttgggaagtttctgggatcttttatttcagcacatgaaacaaggaccaacactttacttaCATGTTGCATtcgtatttttgttcagtgtatgttctTCAGAGAGATCAGACCAGGTAATATTACTTTTTTTTCTTGGTGTTGTGGTGGAAATTCTACCGTTGATCAATAATGAGGAGAGGCAAAATGAATAATCATTCAAGGTATTACTTTTATTAAAAGACTTGTTACAACAAGGAGACTGGTCGCCCCACCGCCGCAGGTGGTGGAGTGAGAGCCCACAGAGTGGAGTTAGCTTCTGGGTTAAATACTATCTCAGGATAGGTGCAACTTCAGATatgacatacaatggttccaaaCACTAACCCCACACATCCCGTGCCAGACCTCCCCTAGTTCAATTTGGAAACTATCTCCCCGTTGGAGGTGACTGACACAGACACTGTGGAGACAAGTGATTGGTTCCCCATtactcacgccatcccttcacatggtatGCAATAAAGACACACAGTTCACATATGGAAACAATGTTTCCTTCTGACCTCCTTTGCCATACTCTTTGCTGATATTCTGTATAGCAACAGGGACGTGATAGATAAGGctgacttctcccctctctggacCCAAGGTGACTGAGGCCCATGAGGGAGCAAGTGCAGCTGCCAATACCAGAGTCCGAAAGGAGACATTCTAATAACAACAGTTTCAACAGCTCAATCATGTAAGCATATtctgcagataagacatcttaattatctgtGTTCCTTAGCTAATTCTGATTTCTCCACCACAATCTTTCCCCAGAAACAGGCTCCAAAACAGAACAATAGCTCTGTTACTGGTGTGCAGGATATAACCTTTACTCTGTCCAGGATCAAGAGGAACCAGTCAGTTTCTGTCATATTCTCGGCTGAGTGCCCAGACAtgatgggttcattctacacacacagaacagtttGAACAGGCCTATATCAATGCGCACACACACCTATGTTATATGAGTTACTCTTTAACAATCTCAATGTCTAGGCTTGAAGGATATCTTAGTACACAAGCATTATTAAGGTTTAACAGACATTTCCCTCAGTGTCAATAAACTATATCTTTGTTGTAAGTTACAGAAGTCATTTGCCCTTATCCCTGGGGCAAAGCAACTTTCCTGAATTGACCTCGAAAAGGGCAGTGTGTATTTTGGCAGGTGGTGTGGGATGAAAAGCCAGTGTTTCTGTGTTGAGAAAAACACTTCTCCACGTtgtcacagtcacacagacagcaAACTGTGCAACAAGTCATACACTGTGTGAGAAGAACCAGCGAGGTGTAGTAGCTAGTATCTGTGAACCTAACTATGTCTGAACTTGATGTCTCCCTTGGTTACTTTCTTGCTGTTGTGGCGTTTGGTGCAGCCTTTAGAGTCATTTTCAGAAAATGGCCTTGTTTGAGCTTTGCAGCAGAGTTCACAACCTCATTTGTGCTGGTGGCATGCTGGCTGGAGGTGCAGACCATTATAGAGATTGGCGAGTGGGCAGGGGGACTGGGATCAGACGTTACTCTAACCATACGGTTTGTGGTGCTGCTGACCCATGGTGTGATATGTGCTGGAGCCACTGGAAACCCCTCCCTGACTCTGATGAATTTCCTGCTGCTGGAGACCCCTACTCTGCACACTCTGCTGGCTTTGGCTGCTCAGTTCCTGGGGGCACACCTGGCCCTGATTGTAGCTGGCTACTACTGGGCAATGGAGCTCAATGACATGCACATAATTAAGAACCTGATATTAAGGGAGTGCAGCACAGCCCTGCGTGTCTCCCTGGTGCAGGGGGTCTattctgagtgtgtgtgcgcattcATCTTTTATCTGATATACCTCAGCCTGAGATGTCGCTCTGCGCTGATTCGGGTGCCTTTCTTTGCAGCTGTGCTCACCCTTCTCTCCCATGCAGGTAAGTAGCCCATGATGACAACCATCGTGCCTCAAACATAGAGATATTTCAGTAGAGATAATCATTAAAGTTGAATAGGCCTATATGCTGTTTTCTTTATGTTATATTTGTTTGTCAGAGCAAAATCTATTTCTGCATCATGTTCCGATAACTCATCTTTCTATGCATGTCAGCCAGTGGTTATACCTCAGCTTTCCTGAACCCTTCCCTGGCTTATGGTCTTACCTTCTACTGTCCTGGGTTTACCTTTATGGAGTACTCAGTGGTCTACTGCCTTGGGCCCATTATTGGTAAGTCAAATCAGAAATTGTTCATTATATACAAACCCCTAATAAAAGTATACCAATAGACAAAATGTAATAGCCAAAGGTAATGTGTGAAACTGGCTTTATGCATAACAATGAGGCATAACTGCTTATCAAGCTGGTAATGCAGATATCCTCTTAACAGGAATGACCCTGGCCCTTCTCCTGTACATGGGTCACATCCCCAGGATTTTTGCAAAGAATCTGCTGTATTCCCAGAAGACCCACGTACAGGTGCCAAAGGGGGACGGAGATAAAAAGAAAAAGTGAAAGAAAGACATCATCCACCTCAGCTGAGGCAATATAGGACATATGAGTGTATTAGGAAACACTACTCAATTTTGTTCCTATTGGGAGAATATATTTCATTATGCACTGAGCATTATATTCAACAGCCAATTCTCTCCTTAAGTTACTGACAAAAAAGGTGTGGGCTGTAGAACATCTGTACATTTATGATAGAACAAGTAAGTTACAACTCATGTATCGCCTGTGTTCTTACAGAAGTAATAAatcaattaaaaataaatgtttatgaaaaaaaacatttaacattGGTTGTCGTTCCTGAACTTCCTGTACATTGTGAGCAAGTTGAGGTAGACTTaacatcaaatgtatttttaaccaacctcaacctctcccattaCAATGACAACCTGTTACATCATACCACTGATGTAACGGGTTGTCACtgacaaaaaaatacattctcatattcaaacatttaTGATATAGTTGAAAATATATGTCAATGCCACACAAAGCAGCTATGTCCAGTTGTGAATGGGCTACTGAGGCCACAGGGCTCCGGTTTTGGGCTTGGATGGAGGCACCTGGTGCTGGGTAGAGGAAGGCCTTGTGGAGGATTTCTGCGATATGGGTCCATCTGCTTTCTCCTTCAACTCTTTAGTGGAGGGACCTTGTTCTGCAAAACAGAAAGGACAAAGGTTAAACACCATGGCCTCCCTCTGAGATGGATGAAAAGTGGCATAAAGAAACAGAAAACGTTTCAGATTAAAATGTTACATGTGAGGCTGAATTTTAATACACCAGCGTCTGAAATGACAGCCTAAGCTCCCGATTCCTCCAGAGTCTTTCCCCACATAGctaaagttacagatgcacaaagatcatgcccccaaaacatgctaacctctcacaataACAGGgtaggttagcatttttgggggggtatgataCTTATGCCTCAAACTTTCtcgctcatcattattcacgattcattcatgattatgcataatcatggtagcatccacattaatgtagaggtGTTCAGAAACATAATACAGCTTATTTAGAATCAAAGTGACAATACATTAATTATCttacatttctattgggcacaacataatctgaaacagaaccaaaacaaaccacaaatgcatccaacacgtttgtagtcacaagcttgatgtagccaTTGCATGCTATGaaaatgggaccaaatactacattTAATAcactaagtgaatttgtccaaatacttatgacactttcaaatggggggactagagaAATGGTGCTTTCTAAACAGTAAAGCAGatctgtatgaaaataccctcaaataaaagtgaCATTCTTTGCTGTCACCTCGTAACACATTTGATCTCAAAGTATAGCGCAAAATtaaaagttttagcttcactgtccaaaagAATATGTAGGAGAGTGTACATGACGGTACTTAGTTGTCCCCCCAAAATGATACATAACTGCAATGTAGTGGAGTTGTtcaagggtaaaaaaaaaatcacctgGCTGTGATTGGTTCTCCAGCTGAGCCTCAGGCTGGTCCACCCACAGGCGATGCTCCGGATTGTTTAGGAACCTCTTGTTCTGCCCACAGCGAAGACATCGCAGCACAGTCATACGGTTTCTGTGCTTAGTCCCTTGAGAGAAAAAAGCttgagttactccacaatacaatATGTCACTTATGTATAGACATTGGACTTCCACTCAGTACTTTCAAAATCTCATGAGGATGATACATATGTCTCCAAGTGCTAGATCAAatcgtattagtcacatgtgccgaatacaacaggtgtagaccttacattgaaatgcttacttacaagcccctaaccaacaatgcagtttaaaaatatgaataagataTAAAATGAactagtaattaaagagcagcagtaaaataacaatagcgagactatatacaggggtaccagtacaaagtcaccggttagtcaaggtaatatgtacatgtaggtagagttaataaagtgacaatgcatagataatagagtAGCAGCGGCATAAAGGGGGGGGGGCATGAAAATgtatgggtagccatttgattagatgttcaggagtcttatggcttgggggtagaagctgtttagaagcttcttggacctagactttgcgctccggtaccgattgccgtgcggtagcagagagaacagtctatgactagggtggctggagtctttgacaatttgtagggccttcctctgacaccacctggtgtagaagtcctggatggcaggaagcttggccccagtgatgtactgggccgtacgcactaccctctgtagtgccttgcggtcggaggccgagcagttgccataccaggcagtgatgcaaccagtcaggatgctcttgatggtgcagctgtagaaccttttgaggatccatgccaaatctttttagtatcctaagggggaataggttttgtcgtgccctcttcacgactgtcttggtgtgcttggaccatgttagtttgttggtgatgtggaaaccaaggaacttgaagctctcaatctgctccactacagccctgttgatgagaatgggggcgttctcggtcctccttttcctgtagtccccgATCAGtttctttgtcttgctcacattgatcGAGAGGTTGTTggcctggcaccacactgacagttctctgacctcca
Proteins encoded in this region:
- the LOC106584351 gene encoding aquaporin-12; protein product: MSELDVSLGYFLAVVAFGAAFRVIFRKWPCLSFAAEFTTSFVLVACWLEVQTIIEIGEWAGGLGSDVTLTIRFVVLLTHGVICAGATGNPSLTLMNFLLLETPTLHTLLALAAQFLGAHLALIVAGYYWAMELNDMHIIKNLILRECSTALRVSLVQGVYSECVCAFIFYLIYLSLRCRSALIRVPFFAAVLTLLSHAASGYTSAFLNPSLAYGLTFYCPGFTFMEYSVVYCLGPIIGMTLALLLYMGHIPRIFAKNLLYSQKTHVQVPKGDGDKKKK